One Pseudomonas sp. MH9.2 DNA segment encodes these proteins:
- a CDS encoding c-type cytochrome, whose amino-acid sequence MKGTFKRPLSFLALCVITLTGCTGTNGETAQQTSPMSGIAMADKVCSMCHGLTGESISPMFPKLAGQQKEYLKLQLTDFKGHARSDETGTQYMWGFTHLTETQISELADYFSSQSPMKADADTADARGELIFRKGLPESGVAQCSSCHGADGQGNGQFPRLAGQHAYYMIRQIKVFQQTDQRPRGALMKQVTHSLSDADAESVAHYIATLGAKK is encoded by the coding sequence ATGAAGGGTACTTTCAAACGACCACTTTCTTTTCTTGCCCTCTGCGTGATTACGCTCACGGGCTGCACAGGTACGAACGGGGAGACAGCGCAACAAACGTCGCCCATGTCCGGCATCGCCATGGCGGACAAGGTGTGCTCCATGTGCCATGGGCTGACGGGGGAATCCATCTCGCCGATGTTTCCCAAGTTGGCCGGTCAGCAAAAGGAGTACCTGAAGTTGCAGCTGACTGACTTCAAGGGCCATGCACGCAGCGATGAAACCGGGACTCAGTACATGTGGGGATTTACCCATTTGACAGAGACTCAGATCAGCGAACTGGCAGACTATTTTTCAAGTCAGAGTCCTATGAAGGCTGATGCTGATACGGCTGATGCACGCGGCGAATTAATCTTTCGCAAGGGCTTGCCTGAGTCTGGCGTCGCTCAGTGCAGTTCCTGCCACGGTGCTGACGGGCAGGGCAATGGTCAGTTTCCGCGCCTGGCGGGTCAGCACGCCTACTATATGATTCGCCAGATCAAGGTTTTCCAACAGACCGACCAGCGCCCCCGTGGCGCCCTGATGAAGCAGGTCACGCACTCACTGTCTGATGCAGATGCTGAATCTGTCGCTCATTACATTGCAACACTCGGGGCAAAAAAATAA
- a CDS encoding LysR family transcriptional regulator, whose protein sequence is MPDTDNPKLRRNVHPLLNDRLDWNLLRTFRVIGQELSISRAAARLHLTQPAISQALKRLEEQLDCQLIARRGPRFVLTEAGEEIFAIAGEMYGQVSQMSNALQKPGDEVIGKVRLLMISRIFSERFDDFLAAFHRQHPRVDLDIEVMRSSDIVSALLEKTATLGLSLNRRPQPRLEQHLFLRQRYAFFCGRHHALFGRAGLAEGDLQSENFVSFTSDQIGGMLSPLTIFRDQQGFSGRIVASSPSLEEVRRLVIAGFGLGCLPVHVVADDEKNGLLWRLPPHDGIADVDIHLLWNRDQKMSRAEMIFIDSLTARLAVD, encoded by the coding sequence ATGCCAGATACCGATAACCCCAAGCTCCGCCGGAATGTGCATCCACTGCTCAACGATCGTCTGGACTGGAACCTGCTGCGCACCTTTCGAGTCATTGGTCAGGAGCTGAGCATCAGCCGCGCCGCAGCCCGTCTGCATTTGACCCAGCCTGCCATCAGCCAGGCGCTCAAACGGCTGGAGGAACAACTTGATTGCCAGCTCATCGCCCGACGCGGTCCACGCTTTGTTCTCACCGAAGCCGGTGAAGAGATCTTCGCCATTGCAGGTGAGATGTACGGCCAGGTCTCGCAGATGAGCAATGCCCTGCAAAAGCCGGGTGACGAGGTAATAGGCAAGGTGCGGCTGCTGATGATCAGCCGGATTTTCTCGGAACGTTTCGATGACTTCTTGGCCGCATTCCATCGACAGCACCCGAGGGTAGATCTAGACATAGAAGTCATGCGCAGCTCCGACATCGTCAGCGCGCTGCTGGAGAAAACCGCAACTCTGGGCTTGAGTCTCAATCGCCGGCCGCAGCCTCGCCTCGAACAACATTTGTTCCTGCGCCAGCGCTATGCGTTTTTTTGTGGTCGACACCACGCCCTGTTTGGCCGTGCAGGTTTGGCAGAAGGCGACCTGCAATCGGAAAATTTTGTCAGTTTCACGAGCGACCAGATTGGCGGGATGCTTTCGCCGCTGACCATCTTTCGCGACCAGCAAGGTTTCAGCGGACGCATCGTTGCATCATCGCCAAGCCTGGAAGAAGTGCGACGTCTTGTGATCGCCGGCTTCGGCCTTGGCTGCCTGCCGGTCCATGTTGTCGCTGACGATGAGAAGAACGGTCTGCTGTGGCGTTTGCCGCCTCACGACGGCATCGCAGATGTAGATATCCACCTGTTATGGAATCGAGACCAGAAAATGAGTCGCGCCGAGATGATTTTTATCGACAGTCTGACGGCACGACTGGCAGTCGATTGA
- a CDS encoding MFS transporter produces MKPSASPQPRRAAAAAFIGTMIEWYDFYIYATAAALVFGQLFFPSEDKLFSTMAAFGTFAVGFFARPLGGVVFGHIGDRIGRKKSLIITLVMMGVVTVCIGLLPTYTQVGVAAPVLLILLRVVQGIAVGGEWGGAVLMAGEHAPKGRRNFFASFAQLGSPAGLILSLLAFGAVTRLSEEDLMSWGWRLPFLASALLLVVGLVIRLGVSESPEFLEDRARADRARAVSNRKEQAPVLEVLKTSWRPLLLCIGANTLGIAGVYFTNTFMIAYTTQQLNLPRSLILECLFVVAIIQFCIQPLAAWVAEKVGATRFLCAMCLLAMASPYPMFMLVSSGQAPLIIFGIALAVVCMASFYAVIAGYVSGLFETRVRYTAISLAYQVCGALAGGLTPLIGTWLAHEYLGQWWPMAVFYSSIAGVSLFCVLALSRRHAHAHRLEMAHSA; encoded by the coding sequence ATGAAGCCTTCCGCTTCGCCACAGCCGCGCCGTGCTGCGGCAGCCGCATTCATCGGCACCATGATTGAGTGGTACGACTTTTACATTTACGCCACCGCGGCAGCTCTGGTATTCGGCCAACTGTTCTTTCCTTCCGAAGACAAGCTTTTCAGTACCATGGCCGCGTTCGGCACCTTCGCCGTGGGTTTCTTCGCCCGTCCACTGGGTGGGGTGGTCTTCGGTCATATCGGTGATCGCATCGGTCGCAAGAAGTCTCTGATCATCACCTTGGTCATGATGGGCGTGGTGACGGTGTGCATCGGTCTGCTGCCGACTTATACGCAGGTTGGCGTTGCAGCACCGGTCCTGCTTATCCTGCTGCGTGTGGTCCAGGGCATCGCAGTCGGAGGTGAGTGGGGCGGCGCAGTGTTGATGGCTGGCGAGCATGCGCCCAAAGGTCGTCGCAATTTTTTCGCGTCGTTCGCTCAGCTAGGCAGCCCAGCGGGCCTGATTCTGTCGCTGCTGGCGTTCGGCGCGGTCACCCGGTTGTCTGAGGAAGACTTGATGAGCTGGGGCTGGCGCTTGCCGTTCCTCGCCAGCGCACTGCTGCTCGTGGTGGGGTTGGTGATACGTCTCGGTGTCAGTGAGTCTCCTGAATTCCTCGAGGATAGAGCGCGCGCAGACAGGGCTCGTGCCGTCTCTAACCGCAAGGAGCAGGCGCCGGTTCTAGAGGTGCTTAAAACCTCTTGGAGACCACTGTTACTGTGCATTGGCGCTAACACGCTGGGCATTGCAGGCGTGTACTTCACCAATACCTTCATGATTGCCTACACCACCCAACAGCTCAACTTGCCGCGTTCGTTGATTCTCGAATGCCTGTTCGTGGTAGCGATCATCCAGTTCTGCATTCAGCCTTTAGCGGCGTGGGTGGCCGAGAAGGTGGGCGCGACCCGTTTCTTGTGTGCCATGTGCCTGTTAGCGATGGCTTCGCCGTATCCGATGTTCATGTTGGTGAGCAGCGGCCAGGCGCCGCTGATCATCTTCGGTATTGCCCTGGCGGTAGTGTGCATGGCTTCGTTCTACGCAGTGATCGCTGGTTACGTCAGTGGTCTGTTCGAAACTCGAGTGCGTTACACGGCTATCTCCCTGGCCTATCAAGTGTGTGGCGCTCTGGCTGGCGGGTTGACGCCATTGATAGGCACCTGGCTTGCCCATGAGTACCTCGGCCAGTGGTGGCCTATGGCAGTGTTCTACAGTTCGATCGCAGGCGTATCTCTGTTCTGCGTGCTGGCACTTTCCCGCCGTCATGCCCATGCACATCGCCTTGAAATGGCTCATAGCGCCTGA
- a CDS encoding Zn-dependent hydrolase — protein MLKINGERLWASLMAMAEIGATARGGSCRLALSGEDKVGRELFSGWCLDAGLTLSIDGIGNLFARRAGTDPQAAPVMMGSHLDTQPEGGRFDGVYGVLAGLEVVRRLDDLGIKTRKPLEIAVWTNEEGARFTPAMLGSAVFTGTLALEKALSIEDNDGVTVAQALKRTGYDGERALGGAVDAYFEAHIEQGPILEDNAKSIGVVSGGQAIRWLDVCVEGMAAHAGTTPMPLRKDALYGAAQMIQALEALAGDFAPEGLTTVGQLNIAKSSRNTIPGMVNFTVDLRHHRDAAIEVMEQQVRSRLQDIAAKRGLSLSVNPHWISPATPFDADCVAAVQQAVDALGYAQQPIVSGAGHDAIHLARFCPTAMIFIPCVGGLSHNEAEDVLPEDVRRGTDVLLNAVLTRAGQVE, from the coding sequence ATGTTGAAAATCAATGGCGAGCGCCTATGGGCCAGCCTTATGGCCATGGCCGAAATTGGCGCAACGGCGCGGGGCGGGAGTTGCCGTCTGGCCCTGAGTGGCGAAGACAAGGTCGGTCGTGAACTATTCAGCGGTTGGTGCCTGGATGCAGGGCTGACCCTGAGTATTGACGGTATTGGCAACCTGTTTGCCCGACGTGCCGGTACTGACCCGCAGGCGGCTCCGGTAATGATGGGTAGCCATCTGGATACTCAGCCCGAAGGTGGGCGCTTCGATGGTGTCTATGGCGTGTTGGCTGGGTTGGAAGTGGTGCGGCGCCTGGATGATTTAGGGATTAAGACCCGAAAACCGCTTGAAATCGCGGTCTGGACCAATGAAGAGGGCGCACGTTTTACTCCCGCCATGCTCGGTTCTGCGGTGTTCACCGGAACGCTGGCGCTGGAAAAAGCGCTGAGCATCGAGGACAACGACGGTGTGACGGTAGCGCAGGCACTCAAGCGTACTGGATATGACGGTGAGCGTGCGCTAGGCGGGGCGGTGGACGCGTATTTTGAAGCTCACATCGAGCAGGGGCCAATCCTTGAAGACAACGCAAAAAGTATTGGCGTTGTGAGCGGCGGCCAGGCCATACGCTGGCTAGACGTATGCGTTGAGGGCATGGCGGCTCATGCGGGCACCACGCCGATGCCATTGCGCAAGGATGCCTTGTACGGCGCGGCGCAGATGATTCAGGCGCTGGAAGCGTTGGCCGGTGATTTCGCGCCCGAGGGGCTGACCACGGTCGGCCAGTTGAACATTGCAAAGTCGTCGCGCAATACCATCCCCGGGATGGTGAACTTCACGGTCGACCTTCGTCATCATCGCGATGCCGCCATTGAGGTGATGGAGCAACAGGTCCGTTCGCGCCTGCAAGACATTGCCGCCAAGCGCGGCTTGTCTCTTAGTGTCAATCCGCACTGGATCAGCCCAGCCACGCCATTCGATGCCGATTGCGTGGCCGCCGTGCAACAAGCCGTGGACGCTTTGGGCTATGCCCAGCAGCCTATCGTCAGTGGTGCCGGCCATGATGCCATTCACCTTGCGCGGTTCTGCCCGACGGCAATGATCTTTATTCCTTGCGTCGGCGGTTTGAGTCACAACGAAGCAGAAGATGTGTTGCCTGAAGATGTGCGTCGGGGTACTGACGTATTGCTCAACGCAGTACTGACCCGTGCTGGTCAGGTTGAATAA
- a CDS encoding histone deacetylase family protein — MRSFFHPEQLLHYPRSYYSRGQMRTPQEVPERACNLLKAAQALGFDIQQPQDYGLDPLLAVHGGHYLAFLQEAHQRWKEVPEDWGEEVMSNIFVREPNALRGILAQAARYLADGSCPIGELTWRSAYWSAQSAVAAAKTLLEGAPAAYALCRPPGHHARAEAAGGFCYLNNAAIAAQALRDGFQRVAVMDTDMHHGQGIQEIFYDRDDVLYVSIHGDPTNFYPGVAGFSDERGVAAGEGYNLNLPMAHGASEADFFGKLELALAAVKAFSADALVLSLGFDIYELDPQSKVAVTREGFARLGECVRDLGVPCVIVQEGGYHLETLESNARAFFDSPEAWLG; from the coding sequence ATGCGTAGTTTTTTTCACCCCGAACAACTTCTCCATTATCCGCGCAGCTATTACTCCCGTGGTCAGATGCGTACGCCTCAGGAAGTACCTGAGCGTGCTTGCAATCTGCTAAAAGCGGCACAGGCGCTGGGTTTCGATATTCAACAGCCGCAAGATTACGGCCTTGATCCATTATTGGCCGTCCACGGAGGCCATTACCTGGCTTTCTTGCAAGAGGCTCATCAACGCTGGAAAGAAGTGCCGGAAGATTGGGGCGAAGAGGTGATGTCTAATATCTTCGTTCGCGAACCCAATGCGTTGCGGGGGATTCTCGCCCAGGCTGCGCGTTACCTGGCCGATGGGAGTTGCCCGATCGGTGAGTTAACCTGGCGTTCGGCGTACTGGTCAGCGCAAAGCGCGGTAGCTGCGGCGAAGACCTTGCTCGAAGGTGCACCTGCCGCCTATGCGCTATGCCGCCCGCCGGGACATCACGCCCGAGCTGAGGCCGCCGGCGGTTTTTGTTATCTGAACAACGCGGCGATTGCTGCCCAGGCGTTGCGTGACGGTTTCCAGCGTGTGGCTGTGATGGATACCGACATGCATCACGGTCAGGGCATACAGGAAATCTTCTATGATCGTGACGACGTTTTGTATGTGTCGATTCATGGCGACCCGACCAATTTCTATCCCGGCGTAGCAGGCTTTTCAGATGAGCGTGGGGTTGCGGCTGGTGAGGGTTACAACCTCAATCTTCCGATGGCCCATGGGGCCAGCGAAGCGGATTTCTTCGGTAAGTTGGAGCTGGCACTGGCCGCGGTAAAAGCGTTTTCCGCCGACGCACTGGTGTTGTCATTGGGTTTCGACATTTATGAGCTGGACCCACAAAGCAAAGTGGCGGTCACTCGTGAAGGCTTTGCCCGTTTAGGCGAGTGCGTGCGTGACCTCGGTGTGCCATGCGTGATTGTGCAGGAAGGCGGTTATCACTTAGAAACACTGGAGAGCAACGCTAGAGCGTTTTTCGATAGCCCTGAGGCATGGCTGGGCTAG
- a CDS encoding aspartate aminotransferase family protein yields MNNNKLSLAEKDVQHQLHPYTDARVHEEVGPLIIERGEGIYVYDDQGKPYIEAMSGLWSAALGFSNERLIKAAESQLRKLPFYHLFGHKAHAPSIELADKLIELAPVPMSKVFFTNSGSEANDTVVKMIWYRNNALGKPAKKKFISRINGYHGITIVSASLTGLPANQRGFDVPLPGFYHVGNPHHYRHALAGESQEQFADRLAAELENLILREGPETIAAFYGEPLMGAGGVIVPPRTYWDKIQAVCRKYDVLVVADEVICGFGRTGNMFGSETFGIRPDVMVLSKQLSSSYQPISAILINDELYQGIADQSHALGTLGHGFTAGGHPVAAAVALENIKIIEEDNLVQHAAAMGKILQDGLNQLADHPLVGEVRGQGLIAAVELVADRASKAPFEVTGKLGRYLAGRAQEHGMITRNMGDAIAFCPPLISSESEIRLILERFARSLEDTQRWFNASR; encoded by the coding sequence ATGAACAATAATAAATTGTCACTTGCCGAAAAAGACGTACAACACCAACTTCACCCCTACACCGATGCTCGTGTGCACGAGGAAGTCGGCCCGCTCATCATCGAGCGTGGCGAGGGCATCTATGTCTATGACGACCAGGGAAAACCCTACATTGAGGCCATGTCCGGCCTGTGGAGCGCAGCCCTGGGTTTCAGTAACGAACGCTTGATCAAGGCCGCAGAGAGTCAACTACGCAAGCTGCCCTTCTACCACCTGTTCGGCCACAAGGCGCACGCCCCCAGCATCGAACTGGCAGACAAACTGATCGAGCTGGCGCCGGTGCCGATGAGCAAGGTGTTTTTTACCAACTCAGGCTCTGAAGCCAACGACACCGTGGTCAAAATGATCTGGTATCGCAATAACGCCTTGGGCAAACCGGCCAAAAAGAAATTCATCAGTCGCATCAATGGTTACCACGGCATCACCATCGTCAGCGCCAGCCTTACTGGTCTGCCAGCCAACCAGCGCGGCTTCGATGTGCCGCTGCCAGGGTTCTACCATGTAGGCAACCCGCATCACTATCGCCATGCGCTGGCCGGCGAGAGCCAGGAGCAGTTCGCCGATCGCCTCGCCGCAGAGCTGGAAAATCTGATTCTTCGCGAAGGGCCGGAAACTATCGCCGCTTTTTACGGCGAACCGCTGATGGGCGCGGGGGGAGTGATTGTTCCGCCGCGCACCTACTGGGATAAAATTCAGGCGGTCTGCCGCAAGTACGACGTACTGGTTGTTGCGGACGAAGTGATTTGTGGCTTCGGCCGTACCGGCAACATGTTCGGCAGCGAGACCTTCGGTATTCGCCCGGACGTTATGGTGCTGTCAAAGCAGCTTTCCTCGTCCTATCAGCCGATCTCGGCGATTCTGATCAATGACGAGTTGTATCAAGGCATCGCAGACCAGAGCCATGCCCTGGGCACCCTGGGCCACGGTTTTACCGCCGGAGGCCATCCGGTCGCTGCCGCCGTAGCACTGGAAAACATCAAGATCATTGAAGAAGACAATCTGGTGCAGCATGCCGCCGCCATGGGCAAGATCCTCCAGGACGGGCTGAACCAATTAGCCGATCACCCGTTGGTGGGCGAAGTGCGTGGGCAAGGTCTGATCGCCGCTGTGGAGCTGGTCGCCGACCGTGCAAGCAAAGCCCCATTCGAGGTAACAGGCAAGCTCGGTCGCTACCTGGCCGGTCGCGCTCAGGAACACGGCATGATAACTCGCAATATGGGCGATGCTATTGCCTTCTGCCCTCCGCTGATTTCCAGCGAATCCGAGATCCGTTTGATCCTCGAGCGTTTTGCCCGCTCGCTTGAGGATACCCAACGCTGGTTCAACGCTAGCCGCTAG
- the lhgO gene encoding L-2-hydroxyglutarate oxidase, translating into MAAYDFIIIGGGIVGMSTAMQLTQVYPDAKILLLEKESGPAKHQTGHNSGVIHAGVYYTPGSLKARFCLEGNKATKAFCDKHSIRYDECGKLLVATNELEMQRMSALWDRTEANGLKREWLSASELSEREPNIVGLGGIFVPSSGIVNYAQVTVAMGREFEAAGGEIRYNSEVVAIDERPDEVVVRTGDQEHHGRFLITCSGLMADRVVRMLGIKPNFIICPFRGEYYLLPKQHNQIVNHLIYPIPDPSMPFLGVHLTRMIDGTVTVGPNAVLAMKREGYRKTDISLSDMFETLTTPGILKVLMKNLRPGLIEMKNSLFKGGYLKEVQKYCPTIAKSDLTAYPAGVRAQAVSLDGKLIDDFLFINTARSVSVCNAPSPAATSAIPIGAYIVDKVREQLASTGVSFVKPYNSVRAASTAT; encoded by the coding sequence ATGGCTGCGTACGACTTCATTATCATCGGTGGCGGCATTGTGGGCATGTCCACGGCCATGCAACTGACCCAGGTTTACCCGGATGCAAAGATCCTCCTGCTGGAAAAAGAGTCCGGCCCGGCCAAGCACCAGACTGGCCATAACAGTGGCGTGATCCATGCCGGTGTTTACTACACACCCGGCAGCCTGAAGGCACGTTTCTGCCTGGAAGGTAACAAGGCGACCAAGGCCTTCTGCGACAAGCACAGTATCCGTTACGACGAGTGCGGCAAGCTGCTGGTGGCCACCAACGAGCTAGAAATGCAGCGTATGAGCGCGTTGTGGGACCGTACCGAAGCCAATGGCCTCAAGCGTGAGTGGTTATCGGCCTCCGAACTGAGTGAGCGCGAGCCGAACATCGTCGGTCTGGGCGGTATCTTCGTGCCGTCCAGCGGCATCGTGAACTACGCACAAGTCACCGTGGCCATGGGCCGTGAATTCGAAGCCGCCGGTGGCGAAATCCGCTACAACAGCGAAGTGGTTGCCATCGACGAGCGTCCCGATGAAGTGGTGGTGCGCACCGGCGATCAGGAGCACCACGGGCGTTTCCTGATCACCTGCTCGGGCCTGATGGCCGACCGCGTCGTGCGCATGCTGGGGATCAAGCCGAACTTCATCATCTGCCCGTTCCGTGGCGAGTACTACTTGCTGCCCAAGCAACACAACCAGATCGTCAACCACTTGATCTACCCGATCCCGGATCCGTCCATGCCATTCCTCGGCGTGCACCTGACCCGCATGATCGACGGCACCGTCACTGTCGGCCCCAACGCCGTGTTGGCGATGAAGCGTGAAGGCTATCGCAAAACCGATATCTCGCTGTCCGATATGTTCGAAACCCTGACCACTCCGGGCATTCTCAAAGTGCTGATGAAGAACCTGCGCCCCGGCCTGATCGAGATGAAAAACTCGCTGTTCAAGGGTGGTTACCTGAAAGAGGTTCAGAAGTATTGCCCAACCATAGCCAAGAGCGACCTCACCGCCTACCCGGCCGGTGTGCGCGCCCAGGCTGTCTCGCTGGACGGAAAGCTGATCGACGACTTCCTGTTCATCAACACCGCCCGTAGCGTTAGCGTTTGCAACGCCCCATCGCCCGCAGCGACGTCGGCCATCCCGATCGGTGCGTACATTGTCGACAAGGTCCGCGAGCAGTTAGCAAGCACCGGCGTCAGTTTCGTCAAACCGTACAACTCCGTTCGGGCTGCATCCACTGCAACCTGA
- the glaH gene encoding glutarate dioxygenase GlaH has translation MNAFTQIQDLVMPLPSESKGFTLAPSKQSPRLLELTFAKETVDAFVSAVAEWPVQALEYKSFLRFRVGQILDDLCEGTLRPVLINTILDRATGGMLITPEGLCDVTQADDMVKFSSAVAHLIGRSNFDAMSGQFYARFAVVNTDNSDSYLRQPHRVMELHNDGTFVQERTDYVLMMKIDEQNMEGGNTLLLHLDDWEDLSHYCTHPLARREMRFTAPPSKNVREDVFHAVFDNDAEGRPTMRYIDQFVQPKDFEEGIWLTAMSESLEGSQKKVSVPVPVGSFVLVNNMFWLHGRDRFTAHPGLRRELMRQRGYISYQKTMYQRGQ, from the coding sequence ATGAACGCCTTTACTCAGATTCAGGACCTTGTGATGCCGCTGCCGTCGGAAAGCAAGGGCTTCACCCTCGCCCCTTCCAAGCAGTCACCTCGCCTTCTTGAGCTGACCTTCGCCAAGGAAACCGTCGACGCGTTCGTTAGTGCTGTTGCCGAGTGGCCGGTACAGGCACTGGAGTACAAGTCGTTCCTGCGCTTTCGTGTCGGTCAGATCCTTGACGATCTGTGCGAAGGTACTCTGCGCCCGGTTCTGATCAACACCATCCTGGATCGCGCCACCGGCGGCATGCTGATCACCCCTGAAGGCCTGTGCGACGTGACCCAGGCCGATGACATGGTCAAGTTCTCTTCGGCAGTGGCGCATCTGATTGGTCGCTCCAACTTTGATGCCATGAGCGGCCAGTTCTACGCGCGCTTCGCAGTGGTCAACACCGACAATTCCGACAGCTATCTGCGCCAGCCACACCGTGTGATGGAGTTGCATAACGACGGCACATTTGTCCAAGAGCGCACCGACTACGTGCTTATGATGAAGATCGACGAGCAGAACATGGAAGGCGGCAATACCCTGCTGCTGCACCTGGACGACTGGGAAGACCTGAGCCACTACTGCACGCACCCGCTGGCCCGCCGTGAAATGCGCTTCACCGCGCCACCGAGCAAGAACGTGCGTGAAGACGTGTTCCATGCGGTGTTCGACAACGACGCTGAAGGCCGCCCGACCATGCGTTACATCGACCAGTTCGTGCAGCCCAAGGACTTCGAGGAAGGCATCTGGCTGACCGCCATGAGCGAGTCCCTGGAAGGCAGCCAGAAGAAGGTATCGGTACCGGTGCCGGTCGGTAGCTTCGTCTTGGTCAACAACATGTTCTGGCTGCACGGCCGTGACCGCTTCACCGCCCACCCGGGCCTGCGTCGTGAGCTGATGCGCCAGCGTGGCTACATCAGCTACCAAAAAACCATGTACCAGCGCGGCCAGTAA